The Phyllopteryx taeniolatus isolate TA_2022b unplaced genomic scaffold, UOR_Ptae_1.2 contig_28, whole genome shotgun sequence genome has a window encoding:
- the LOC133473525 gene encoding gastrula zinc finger protein XlCGF57.1-like, translating to MCARRTAEKLWSPKEEKEPQVQQLDAVFNLQPQTVPRRADITEDLRTERQEPEPPHIKEEVETISIKKEKEEAPPYIKQEEEEEDITKFPATGVPLKSEDEGPSEESGGAEPPSSSSSQHMTTEGDGDHYGGSEADGLLPPLSDSDDMTSHSSDYDDDDDDDDDQMEGDMTCHTDNKRWKCSQCWKTFGYKSILKEHMRTHTGEKPFSCIVCGQRFSEKGNLKKHTRTHTGEKPFSCTVCGQRFSENGNLKKHTRTHTGEKPFSCTVCGKTFIRKTDLRRHTRTHTGEKPFSCSVCGQGFSEKGKFKIHTRTHTGEKPFSCSVCDQRFSEKGNLKKHTKTHTGEKPFSCTVCGQRFSVKESLKIHTRTHTGEKPFSCTVCGQTFTRKTYLKRHTRTHTGEKPFSCSVCGKRFYVKGILKIHTRTHTGEKPFSCSVCGQRFSVKGSLKIHTRTHTGEKPFSCSVCSQRFSVKGSLNIHTRTHTGEKPFSCSICGKRFTQKGDLKKHTSTHTGEKPFSCTVCAKTFSQKTDLKRHTRTHTGEKPFACSVCDQRFSVKGSLETHTRIHTGYKPLSLAF from the coding sequence acatcactgaagatcttcgtactgagcggcaggagccagagccccctcacattaaagaggaagtggagacCATTTCGATTAAGAAAGAGAAGGAAGAAGCGCCCCCCTacatcaaacaggaagaggaagaggaggatatcaccaagtttccagcgactggtgtccctttgaagagtgaagatgaaggtccaAGTGAGGAGAGCGGAGGCGCGGAGCCTCcgagcagcagctcaagtcaacacatgacaacagaaggtgatggagaccactatGGAGGATCAGAAGCAGACGGACTCTTAcctccactatcagatagtgacgacatgacgtcacactcttctgactatgatgatgatgatgatgatgatgatgaccagatggaaggtgatatgacatgtcacactgacaacaaacgatggaaatgttctcagtgttgGAAAACATTTGGTTATAAGAGCATTTTAAAagaacacatgagaacacacactggtgagaaacctttttcgtgcatagtttgcggtcaaagattctctgaaaagggaaacttgaaaaaacacacaagaacccacactggtgagaaacctttttcctgcacagtttgtggtcaaagattctctgaaaatggaaacttaaaaaaacacacaagaacccacactggtgagaaacctttttcctgcacagtttgtggtaaaacatttaTTCGGAAGACAGATTtaagaagacacacaagaacccacactggtgagaaacctttttcctgctcagtttgtggtcaaggattctctgaaaagggaaagttcaaaatacacacaagaacccacactggtgaaaaacctttttcctgctcagtttgtgatcaaagattctctgaaaagggaaacttgaaaaaacacacaaaaacccacactggtgagaaacctttttcttgcacagtttgtggtcaaagattctctgtgaaggaaagcttaaaaatacacacaagaacccacactggcgagaaacctttttcctgcacagtttgcgGTCAAACATTTACCCGCAAGACgtatttaaaaagacacacaagaacccacactggtgagaaacctttttcctgctcagtgtgtggtaaaagattctatGTGAAGGGaatcttaaaaatacacacaagaacccacactggtgagaaacctttttcctgctcagtttgtggtcaaagattctctgtgaagggaagcttaaaaatacacacaaggacccacactggtgagaaaccattttcctgctcagtttgtagtcaaagattctctgtgaagggaagcttaaatatacacacaagaacccacactggtgagaagcctttttcctgctcaatttgtggtaaaagattcactcagaagggagatttaaaaaaacacacaagtacccacactggtgagaaacctttttcctgcacagtttgtgctaaaacattttctcagaagacagatttaaaaagacacacaagaacccacactggtgagaaaccttttgcctgctcagtttgtgatcaaagattctctgtaaaGGGAAGCttagaaacacacacaagaatccACACTGGTTATAAACCGTTGAGCTTAGCTTTTTAG